A genomic stretch from Dama dama isolate Ldn47 chromosome 10, ASM3311817v1, whole genome shotgun sequence includes:
- the BUD31 gene encoding protein BUD31 homolog: MPKVKRSRKAPPDGWELIEPTLDELDQKMREAETEPHEGKRKVESLWPIFRIHHQKTRYIFDLFYKRKAISRELYEYCIKEGYADKNLIAKWKKQGYENLCCLRCIQTRDTNFGTNCICRVPKSKLEVGRIIECTHCGCRGCSG, encoded by the exons ATGCCTAAAGTTAAAAGAAGCCGGAAAGCTCCCCCAGATGGGTGGGAGTTGATTGAGCCAACACTGGATGAATTAGATCAAAAAATGAGAGAAG CTGAGACAGAACCTCACgagggaaagaggaaagtggaatcTCTGTGGCCCATCTTCAGGATCCATCACCAGAAGACCCGCTATATCTTTGACCTCTTCTACAAGCGGAAAGCCATAAGCAGAG AACTGTATGAGTACTGTATTAAAGAAGGCTATGCAGATAAAAACCTGAttgcaaaatggaaaaagcaagggTATGAGAACCTGTGCTGCCTGCGGTGCATCCAGACACGGGACACCAATTTTGGGACAAACTGCATCTGCCGGGTCCCCAAAAGCAAGCTGGAAGTG GGCCGGATCATCGAGTGCACGCACTGCGGCTGCCGGGGCTGCTCTGGCTGA
- the PDAP1 gene encoding 28 kDa heat- and acid-stable phosphoprotein has product MPKGGRKGGHKGRARQYTSPEEIDAQLQAEKQKAREEEEQGEEGGDGAAGDPKKEKKSLDSDESEDEEDDYQQKRKGVEGLIDIENPNRVAQTTKKVTQLDLDGPKELSRREREEIEKQKAKERYMKMHLAGKTEQAKADLARLAIIRKQREEAARKKEEERKAKDDATLSGKRMQSLSLNK; this is encoded by the exons ATGCCTAAAGGAG GGAGAAAGGGGGGCCACAAAGGCCGGGCCCGGCAGTACACGAGCCCGGAGGAGATCGACGCCCAGCTCCAGGCCGAAAAGCAGAAGGCCAGG GAAGAAGAGGAAcaaggagaagaaggtggagaTGGGGCTGCAGGTGACccgaaaaaagagaagaaatctcTAGATTCTGATGAGAGCGAGGATGAAGAAGATGATTACCAG CAAAAGCGCAAAGGCGTGGAAGGGCTCATCGACATTGAGAACCCCAACCGGGTCGCACAGACAACCAAAAAGGTCACGCAGCTGGACCTGGATGGGCCCAAGGAGCTGTCCCGAAGAGAAAG AGAAGAAATCgagaagcagaaagcaaaagaGCGTTACATGAAGATGCATTTAGCGGGGAAGACAGAGCAAGCCAAGGCCGACCTTGCCCGGCTGGCGATCATCCGAAAACAGCGGGAAGAGGCTgccaggaagaaagaagaagagaggaaag CAAAAGATGATGCGACCTTGTCAGGAAAACGAATGCAGTCGCTCTCCCTGAACAAGTAG
- the ARPC1B gene encoding actin-related protein 2/3 complex subunit 1B, with protein sequence MAYHSFLVEPISCHAWNKDRTQIAICPNNHEVHIYEKSGNKWVQVHELKEHNGQVTGIDWAPESNRIVTCGTDRNAYVWTLKGRTWKPTLVILRINRAARCVRWAPKENKFAVGSGSRVISICYFEQENDWWVCKHIKKPIRSTVLSLDWHPNNVLLAAGSCDFKCRIFSAYIKEVEERPAPTPWGSKMPFGELMFESSSSCGWVHGVCFSDSGSRVAWVSHDSTVCLADADKKMAVATLASETLPLLAVTFITENSLVAAGHDCFPVLFTYDRAAGKLSFGGRLDVPKQSSQRGLTARERFQNLDKKASSEGSAAAGAGLDSLHKNSVSQISVLSGGKAKCSQFCTTGMDGGMSIWDVKSLESALKDLKII encoded by the exons ATGGCCTATCACAGCTTCCTGGTGGAGCCCATCAGCTGCCACGCCTGGAACAAGGACCGTACCC AGATCGCCATCTGCCCCAACAACCACGAGGTGCACATCTACGAGAAGAGCGGGAACAAGTGGGTCCAGGTGCACGAACTCAAGGAGCACAACGGGCAGGTGACAG GCATCGACTGGGCCCCCGAGAGTAACCGCATCGTGACCTGCGGCACAGACCGCAACGCCTACGTGTGGACGCTGAAGGGCCGCACGTGGAAGCCCACGCTGGTCATCCTGCGCATCAACCGCGCTGCTCGCTGCGTGCGCTGGGCCCCCAAGGAGAACAAGTTCGCTGTGGGCAGTGGCTCCCGTGTCATCTCCATCTGCTATTTTGAGCAGGAAAATGACTG GTGGGTGTGCAAGCACATCAAGAAGCCCATCCGCTCCACCGTCCTCAGCCTGGACTGGCACCCCAACAACGTGCTCCTGGCCGCCGGCTCCTGCGACTTCAAATGCCG GATCTTCTCAGCCTACATCAAGGAGGTGGAGGAGCGGCCAGCACCCACCCCGTGGGGATCCAAGATGCCGTTTGGGGAGCTGATGTTCGAGTCCAGCAGTAGCTGCGGCTGGGTGCACGGCGTCTGCTTCTCGGACAGCGGCAGCCGTGTGGCATGGGTCAGCCACGACAGCACCGTGTGCCTGGCAGATGCTGACAAGAAGATGGC CGTCGCGACTCTGGCCTCTGAAACGCTGCCGCTGCTGGCCGTAACCTTCATCACGGAGAACAGTCTGGTGGCAGCG GGCCACGACTGCTTCCCGGTGCTCTTCACCTACGACAGAGCCGCGGGGAAGCTGAGCTTCGGTGGGCGGCTGGACGTGCCCAAGCAGAGCTCGCAGCGCGGCCTTACGGCCCGCGAGCGCTTCCAGAACCTCGACAAGAAGGCGAGCTCGGAGGGCAGCGCGGCGGCGGGCGCCGGCCTGGACTCGCTGCACAAAAACAGCGTCAG CCAGATCTCGGTGCTCAGCGGGGGAAAGGCCAAGTGCTCGCAGTTTTGCACCACCGGCATGGACGGTGGCATGAGCATCTGGGACGTGAAG AGTCTGGAGTCCGCCCTGAAGGACCTCAAGATCATATGA